The Microbispora sp. ZYX-F-249 genome contains the following window.
GGCGCACACGTCGGCGCTCTGGGCATGGAGATCAACGTCGACTACATCGCGGTCCACGGCACCGACCTCAGCGGCCGGGTCCTGGTCGAGCGCCGGGTGGTCTTCGACACGATGGGCAGCCGTCCGGACAGCGCGGTGCGCCGGCTCGGGCTCGTGGCCAAGGAGTCCGTGGAGGCGATGGCGCGGGCCGGCGCCGTCCCCGCGGGCATCGTGGTGGCCGTACCCGGCCTCGTGGACGTCGCGCGCGGCGTCGTGACGCTCGCGCCGAACCTCTACTGGCAGGACCTGCCGCTGGCGGACCAGCTCTCCACGATGCTCGGCTCGCTGCGCGTGCCCGTGCGCGTGGACAACGACGCCAACCTCGCCGCGCTGGCCGAGTTCACCTCGGGGGTCGCGGCGGGCACGCCCGACCTGGTCTACCTCACCGGCGAGGTGGGCGTCGGCGGCGGCATCATCTGCGGCGGCAGGCTCCTGCGCGGCGCGGACGGCTTCTCCGGCGAGGTGGGGCATCTGCGGGTCGACCCGAACGGCGACCAGTGCGGCTGCGGCCGCATCGGCTGCTGGGAGACCAAGGTCGGGCTGGCCGCGCTCGTCCGCGCCGCCATGCCCGAGCAGGCGTACGGACTGCCCGGCATGCCGGTTCCGGACCCCGGTGAACGAGTGGCCGACATCGCCCGGGGCCTGGCCTCGGGCGACCGGCGGATGATGCAGGCGGTGGCGCAGGTCGGTCAGTGGCTCGGGCTCGGCGGCTCGATCGTGGCCAACCTGTTCAACCCCCGCGTGATCGTCATCGGAGGCTATTTCGCCTCACTGGCCGAGTGGCTGCTGCCGCACGCGCAGGATCAGCTGCAACGGCTCGTGATGGCCGCGCCGGCCACTCAGTGCCGGTTCGTCGCCTCGACACTCGGCTTCGGCGCCGCATCCCGCGGCGCCGCGAGCATGGTGGTGAACCAGATCATCGACGACCCGACAACGATCATGGATTCATTACCCAGGCCGGCAGCCTACTGACGCTGACGGCCCCCACAGACCTGGAGACGGCACCCTCCAGCAACCGAAATATCCGCTTCGACCAAGTGGCAACAAGCGCGGCGGCGCGCGCCTTGCCTGACGTCCCCCCGGTCAGGAAGGG
Protein-coding sequences here:
- a CDS encoding ROK family transcriptional regulator; the encoded protein is MTYESHLTRPWGGSPPAGPAALRRANLSMVLRELRDHATLSRADIAHATGLHRATVSSLMSELLERRLVRELGVEHVGAVGRPRRAVALHGAHVGALGMEINVDYIAVHGTDLSGRVLVERRVVFDTMGSRPDSAVRRLGLVAKESVEAMARAGAVPAGIVVAVPGLVDVARGVVTLAPNLYWQDLPLADQLSTMLGSLRVPVRVDNDANLAALAEFTSGVAAGTPDLVYLTGEVGVGGGIICGGRLLRGADGFSGEVGHLRVDPNGDQCGCGRIGCWETKVGLAALVRAAMPEQAYGLPGMPVPDPGERVADIARGLASGDRRMMQAVAQVGQWLGLGGSIVANLFNPRVIVIGGYFASLAEWLLPHAQDQLQRLVMAAPATQCRFVASTLGFGAASRGAASMVVNQIIDDPTTIMDSLPRPAAY